The Streptomyces sp. NBC_00775 genome includes the window CGTCATCAACCTCGGCGGCATCGTCGGCATGCTGATCGGCGGCCGGCTCACCGACAAGTTCGGCGGCTCGCGCATCTCCGCCATCTGGTTCGGCGCCACCGCCCTCGGTATCTACTCCCTCAGCATCAAGATGGCGCTGCCGCTCACCTACACCGTCGTCTTCCTGACCGGCATGTTCCTCTTCAGCGCCCAGGCGATGATCTACGCCACCGTGGCGCACCGCTCGGACGACGACAACCGCGCCACCGCGGTCGGCTGGACCTCCGGCATGGGCCGCTTCGGTGCCGTCTTCGGCCCGTGGCTCGGCGGCCAGCTGCTCGCCACCGGCTCGACCACCGCGGGCTTCACGGCCTTCGCCGTCGCCGGCGTGTTCGCCATGGTGATGGTCAGCCTGACCGGCCTGCGCCGCGTCCAGCCGGCGGTGCCGCAGAGCACCACGCAGCAGGAGTTGACGCCCACCGGCTGATCCGGAAGGGCGAGGGACACGCGCCTGGGCAGGGCCTGAGGAGGCCCGGCCCAGGCGCGTGTGTGTATACGGCCGGTGCGCTTACGCGTACCGGCCTCTGAATTTCTCGGCGGCGGATCGGCGGCCACGGCGGAATCGACCGGTGGAACTGGCGTGGTGCGGCCGGGTGCACTCCACCGTGAGCGGCGCTGCCGCTCGCGTTCCCCGACGGCCGGGCGCTACCGCTGGGGGCGGCCGACGCGGCGCCGCTGGTGTCCCCGCCACCGAGCCGGCTGAGCTGGTGTGTGTCAGATCAGACTGAGCTGTTCGCCCGGAGCCTGTGGCAGGAGAGTGTTTCGCAACGCGGAGATGGTCGCTCGCCAAGGGCCGTCCTTGTCGCTTTCACCCCAGAGTTCCATGAGCTCGGACGGCTCGGCGACGACTCGGTCGAGGGCGTGGACGGCGAGTTCACGCAGGTCGGCAGGTAGCTCGGGGATGGGCAGGTCCGGCCCGTAGGCGGTGGTGATGGGCTCGCCGCCGGGGCACTGTGCGGCGACCAGGGCCGCCGCGGCGACTGCCTCCACCGAGATGTCCTGGTCGAGGTAGCCATGGGTGTCGACCGTGCGGACCAGTGCCGCGCGAATGATGCCTTCCCGCTCGCCTTCGGCTGCCTCGTCGAGGGTGTAGGAGAAGTCCGCAGCGGTGTCGTTGTCGAAGGGGCCGACGTCCCAGGTTCCCATGATCTCTCCTGCTCGTGTGATGTCCGGGCATCGTGTCAGCAGGCAGTGACAATGGCGCACGATCCCCGGTGTTCCCCGGGGAGCACCGCGGGACGGAGGATCTTGTGCCCCCTGCGTCAGTCGCGTCAACTGCCGCCCAGGAGCCGGGAAATCTCCCGGCACGTCTCCCGCAGTGGCGGCAGCAGCTCGTCCGCCAGCCGGGACGGAGGGAACTCCATGGCGGGTACGGCCACATTGGCCGCGGCCACCATCGCGCCGGAGGAGTCCCGGACGGGCGCGGCCGCCGAGCGCAGCCCGTACGCGAGTTCCTCGTCCTGAAGCGCCCAGTCCTGCTTGCGGATCTCGGTCAGGGCGAACCGCAGCTCGGCCTCCGACCTGACGGCGTGGGGTCCCGCCGCCCCGGCGAAGGACGCGTCCGTCAGGCGCCGGTCGAGTTCGGCGTCGTCGAGGCCGCTGAGCAGCACCTTGCCGATCGAGGTACGGACCGCCGGAAGGCGTGAGCCGACCTGGATGTTGGCGGTCACCAGGTCGGTGTTGCGCAGCCGGATCAGGTACAGCACACGGTCGTCCGACAGAGTGCCCAGGTTGACCGTCTGCCCCGTCGCCTCGGCGAGCCTGCGCAAGGGGGCGTCGGCCAGCTGTACGAGGTCGAGGCCGCGCAGGGCGGAGAAGCCGAGGGTGAGCACCTTGGACGCCGGTCGGTAGGCGCCGTCCGGCAGTTGCTCCAGGAACCCCTCGCCCACCAGCGTGGCGGCCATGCGGAACGCGGTCGGCAGCGGCACTCCGGTCTCGGCGGCCATGTCCGAGAGCTTCATCGACGGGCGCTGTTCCGAGAAGAGTCCGAGGAGACGAAGTCCCTTGGCCAGCGCCTCCACTTGGTAACCGCGCTTCGGCGGCGTGGACTGGTCGGCGGGAGCGGGCGGCGACTCGCTGCGGGTCTCTTTGCGCGGGGGCACGACGGACGGCTCGCTTTCTGCACAGGGTTCAGCAAGGTTGGGCTGGCACTTTCATTCTATGGAAGCAGGTATCACATGAGGTTCGTCAGCGGAAAGGGCACCCGATGACCGACCGGCTGGCCGCAATGACTCCGGACGAACTCACGGACGGGCAGGCTGAGGTCTATCGGGCCATCACGCGTGGCCCCCGGGCCGCCGGACCGCAGGCGTTCGCGCTCGTCGACGAGAAGGGGTGCTTGCGGGGCCCCTTCAACGCCATGCTGCTGAGTCCGCCGGTCGGTCTGCGCGTGCAGGCCGTCGGTGCCGCGGTTCGCTACCACTCCGTGCTGAGCGACCGCGTCCGGGAGCTGGCCATTCTCGCGGTGGCGGCCCATTGGGGCAGCGACTTCGAGCGGGAGGCCCACGAGGCGGTGGGGCGTGCCTGTGGTCTGACCGACGAGGAGATGGCCGCCGTGCGCGCCGGTGGACTGCCCGAACTCGCCGACGCCGACGAGGGCGTGGCACTGCGCGCCGCGACCGCGCTGGCGGCTTCGGGTGCGCTGACGGACGAGGAGTACGAAGCCGCGGTGACGACACTGGGGGAGCGCGGCCTCTTCGAACTGACGGTGCTCGTCGGCTACTACGCCATGCTCGCCCTCCAACTGCGCGTCTTCGCTGGTGAACGACCTGAATCCGGCCCCGGGGATGCCGCCGCGCCCCGGCGTCCGGCGAGACCTTGACAGGCCGTCAGGGTGCCCCAATACTCAACCGGGTTCATGGAGTGAAGTGAGGTTTCATTCAGTGAAAGTACAGGGAGGCAGGCCCCGATGAAGCTGGTCACCGCTGACGATGGACGCCCGAGCGGACTGGAGGACGGGGGCCACGGAACTCCCGTACGGCAGAAGGCGGACCGGTGAGGCTCGCTGTCGTCGCGGACCGGGCCGTCCTGCTGCGCGGCGGCCGGGCCGCGGACGTCGCCACCGCCTCGAAGCACCGGCTGCCGTCCGACCCGATGGCCCTGCTGGAGAAGTGGCCGGCGTTGCGCGACTGGGCGGCCGGCCTCCCCGAAGACGCGTACGACATGGCCGTGGACCCGGCTGCCCTCCAGGCGCCCGTGCCGCGACCCCGGCAGGTGTTCGCCGTCGCGCTCAACTACCCTCCGCACGCCGCCGAAGCGGGGTTCACGCCGCCCGAGGAGCCCCTGGTCTTCACCAAGTTCCCGACCTGCGTCACCGGCCCGCGCACCACCGTCGCCCTGCCTCCCGGCAAGGTGGACTGGGAGGTCGAACTCGTCGCGGTGATCGGCCGGGAGACCCACGGGGTGAGTCAGGAACAGGCCTGGGCCGCCGTGGCCGGGCTCACCGTCGGCCAGGACCTCTCGGAGCGTGTCAGCCAACTCCAGGGGAAACCCGCACAGTTCAGCCTCGGCAAGTCCTTCCCCGGCTTCGGGCCCACCGGCCCCGTGCTGGTCACCCCGGACGAACTCGACGACCCCGACGACCTGGAGATCACCGGCTTCCTCAACGGTGACGCGATCCAGCACGACCGCACCAAGTCCATGATCTTCCCGGTCCCGGACCTGGTGGCCCGCCTCTCCGCCGTCGTACGACTCCTCCCCGGCGACCTGATCTTCACCGGAACCCCGGCCGGAGTCGGCAACCGCCGCACCCCGCCCCGCTATCTCACCGAGGGCGACGAACTCGTCAGCCGGATCGGCGGCATCGGGGAACTGCGCCAGCACTTCACGGGACCCGCGGCCTGAACCGTGTCAGGGGGTGCGCCGCAGTGCCCCGAGATCGAGAACGGGGAGCATTTGGGCCGGCGGTTCACTGTGGGTTACCTCATATGCGTTGCCCCAGTCGCCCCAGGGTGCTGGAGTGAGCCCATGGATCACGTTGCGGTACTGGCTCTGTTCGATCGGGACATGCGGGAAGGAGCACGGCCGGACGCCCCGGATGCCCGGGTCG containing:
- a CDS encoding DUF4259 domain-containing protein; translation: MGTWDVGPFDNDTAADFSYTLDEAAEGEREGIIRAALVRTVDTHGYLDQDISVEAVAAAALVAAQCPGGEPITTAYGPDLPIPELPADLRELAVHALDRVVAEPSELMELWGESDKDGPWRATISALRNTLLPQAPGEQLSLI
- a CDS encoding IclR family transcriptional regulator, whose product is MPPRKETRSESPPAPADQSTPPKRGYQVEALAKGLRLLGLFSEQRPSMKLSDMAAETGVPLPTAFRMAATLVGEGFLEQLPDGAYRPASKVLTLGFSALRGLDLVQLADAPLRRLAEATGQTVNLGTLSDDRVLYLIRLRNTDLVTANIQVGSRLPAVRTSIGKVLLSGLDDAELDRRLTDASFAGAAGPHAVRSEAELRFALTEIRKQDWALQDEELAYGLRSAAAPVRDSSGAMVAAANVAVPAMEFPPSRLADELLPPLRETCREISRLLGGS
- a CDS encoding carboxymuconolactone decarboxylase family protein, encoding MTDRLAAMTPDELTDGQAEVYRAITRGPRAAGPQAFALVDEKGCLRGPFNAMLLSPPVGLRVQAVGAAVRYHSVLSDRVRELAILAVAAHWGSDFEREAHEAVGRACGLTDEEMAAVRAGGLPELADADEGVALRAATALAASGALTDEEYEAAVTTLGERGLFELTVLVGYYAMLALQLRVFAGERPESGPGDAAAPRRPARP
- a CDS encoding fumarylacetoacetate hydrolase family protein, which encodes MRLAVVADRAVLLRGGRAADVATASKHRLPSDPMALLEKWPALRDWAAGLPEDAYDMAVDPAALQAPVPRPRQVFAVALNYPPHAAEAGFTPPEEPLVFTKFPTCVTGPRTTVALPPGKVDWEVELVAVIGRETHGVSQEQAWAAVAGLTVGQDLSERVSQLQGKPAQFSLGKSFPGFGPTGPVLVTPDELDDPDDLEITGFLNGDAIQHDRTKSMIFPVPDLVARLSAVVRLLPGDLIFTGTPAGVGNRRTPPRYLTEGDELVSRIGGIGELRQHFTGPAA